The Pelobates fuscus isolate aPelFus1 chromosome 2, aPelFus1.pri, whole genome shotgun sequence genome has a segment encoding these proteins:
- the NCBP2AS2 gene encoding protein NCBP2AS2, with translation MVLRLLFNLLNNPQMIEKLSESRLVRRAAQITAFAVMKAQLSGKEAAQRVLRSDTVRQIRQEAASGAGGGQLGHRLQRVRNSFIRELRNGMQEAKRQIKKGDSK, from the coding sequence ATGGTGCTGCGGCTGCTGTTTAACCTGCTCAATAACCCGCAGATGATCGAGAAGCTGTCCGAGTCCCGGCTGGTGCGCAGGGCGGCGCAGATCACGGCCTTTGCGGTGATGAAGGCCCAGCTGTCCGGCAAGGAGGCGGCCCAGCGGGTGCTGCGCTCGGACACGGTGCGGCAGATCCGCCAGGAGGCGGCCTCAGGGGCGGGAGGAGGGCAGCTGGGACACCGGCTACAGAGAGTTCGGAACTCCTTCATCAGAGAGCTGCGAAACGGCATGCAGGAGGCCAAGAGGCAGATCAAGAAAGGGGACAGCAAGTGA
- the NCBP2 gene encoding nuclear cap-binding protein subunit 2, with protein MSLSALRSDSYVELSQYRDQHFRGNRSDQEKLLKLSCTLYVGNLSFYTTEEQIHELFSKSGDVKKIVMGLDKVKKTACGFCFVEYYTRGDSENAMRYINGTRLDDRIIRTDWDAGFKEGRQYGRGKSGGQVRDEYRKDYDAGRGGYGKVVQTF; from the exons ATGTCCCTGAGCGCACTTAGAAGCGACTCGTACGTGGAGCTGAGCCAGTACCGGGATCAGCACTTCCGG ggaAACAGATCTGATCAGGAGAAACTGTTAAAACTAAGTTGCACATTATATGTGGGAAATCTGTCCTTTTACACCACAGAAGAACAAATCCATGAACTATTCAGCAAAAGTGGTGATGTGAAGAAAATTGTCATGGGTCTTGATAAAGTTAAGAAGACAGCCTGTGGATTCTGTTTTGTGGA ATACTACACAAGGGGAGATTCTGAGAATGCAATGAGGTATATCAATGGTACACGATTGGATGATCGAATCATTAGGACAGACTGGGATGCAGGTTTTAAGGAAGGAAGACAGTATGGACGAGGAAAATCTGGTGGCCAA gtAAGAGATGAGTATCGCAAAGATTATGATGCTGGAagaggaggttatggaaaagTTGTCCAAACATTTTGA